A genomic stretch from Pontivivens ytuae includes:
- the dnaE gene encoding DNA polymerase III subunit alpha, which produces MTQPRFIHLRVHSAFSLLEGAIQVKKLPAMAEAAGMPAVAITDTCNNFAALEFSEVAKKAGLQPIIGTQFPLSYAPPARPGDKAPEPRDIVLIAQNEAGWTNLMRLNTRAYLESGDALPHITLDELAEHTEGLICLTGGALGPLGQLIRDGHAPKAKALTERLAALFPDRLYIEIQRHPEGAERRTQAEAATEPGLVGLAYELDLPLVATNDVHFPQREMYEAHDALICIREGAYVDQAEPRRRLTPEHYFKTADEMADLFADLPEAAENTIEIARRCAFKVETRDPILPRFADDEVDELRRQANEGLKARLEVIEPAAPISDYQDRLDFELGIIESMGFPGYFLIVADFIKWAKDHDIPVGPGRGSGAGSLVAYALTITDLDPLRYSLLFERFLNPERVSMPDFDIDFCMDRREEVIRYVQEKYGREKVGQIITFGALLSKAAVRDVGRVLQMPYGQVDRLSKLIPVEGVKPVSIEQALVDEPRLKEEARQEEVVQRLLDIGQKIEGLYRNASTHAAGVVIGDRPLDRLVPLFKDPRSDMPATQFNMKWVEQAGLVKFDFLGLKTLTVIQNALDLLKAQGKPMIAPPEGDSIEARARRAALEKNPYDISAIPIDDEPTYALYASAHTVAVFQVESSGMRDALRQMKPTCIEDIIALVALYRPGPMENIPKFCDVKNGRAERENLHPTIDHILDETQGIIVYQEQVMQIAQEMAGYSLGGADLLRRAMGKKIQEAMDAERPKFLAGAAENNVDQAKAQEVWDLLDKFANYGFNKSHAAAYAVVSYQTAWLKANHPVEFMAGVMNCDIHLTDKLNTYKQEVDRLGIGLVPPCVNRSEATFTVRDGQVVYALGGLKNVGVEAMRLITEARKDEKGGEKPFLDLFDFARRVDLKRVGKRPLEMLARAGAFDLLDANRHKVFRSLDQLVAYSAATHEEKTSAQGGLFGDAGEELPAPRLPMPEDWLPTERLAEEHQAIGFYLSGHPLDDYMPALKRKRVMTLAEITKEAARAPKAAKIAGTVSSKQVRKSARGNRFAFVACSDPTGLYEVTVFGDTLEQAGDFFDTGQNVVMSVEATVEGDSLKLLARSVAPVDEIVADAGAAGLRIFVTEETAIGSVATRLADLKDGPRRGRGPVNLVLRHPDLPGEVEIALADQYRITPQIKAALKSAPGVEYVEEF; this is translated from the coding sequence ATGACCCAGCCCCGATTCATCCACCTCCGCGTCCACTCCGCCTTCTCCCTTCTCGAAGGGGCGATCCAGGTGAAGAAGCTCCCCGCCATGGCCGAGGCCGCGGGGATGCCCGCCGTCGCCATCACCGATACCTGCAACAATTTCGCAGCACTGGAGTTCTCCGAGGTGGCGAAGAAGGCGGGTCTCCAGCCCATCATCGGCACCCAGTTCCCGCTCTCCTACGCCCCGCCCGCGCGTCCCGGCGACAAGGCGCCCGAGCCGCGCGACATCGTGCTGATCGCGCAGAACGAGGCCGGCTGGACCAACCTCATGCGCCTCAACACCCGCGCCTATCTGGAGTCCGGCGACGCGCTCCCGCACATCACCCTCGACGAGCTCGCCGAGCATACCGAGGGGCTGATCTGTCTGACCGGCGGCGCGCTCGGCCCCCTCGGCCAACTGATCCGGGACGGCCATGCGCCGAAAGCGAAGGCGCTGACCGAACGCCTCGCGGCGCTCTTCCCCGACCGCCTCTACATCGAGATCCAGCGCCATCCGGAGGGGGCCGAGCGCCGCACGCAGGCCGAGGCCGCGACCGAACCCGGCCTCGTCGGCCTCGCCTACGAGCTCGACCTGCCGCTCGTCGCCACCAACGACGTCCATTTCCCTCAGCGCGAGATGTACGAGGCCCACGACGCCCTCATCTGCATCCGCGAGGGCGCCTATGTCGATCAGGCCGAACCGCGCCGCCGCCTGACGCCGGAGCACTACTTCAAGACCGCCGACGAGATGGCCGACCTCTTTGCAGACCTCCCCGAAGCGGCCGAGAACACCATCGAGATCGCCCGCCGCTGCGCCTTCAAGGTCGAGACGCGCGACCCCATCCTGCCGCGCTTCGCCGATGACGAGGTGGACGAGCTGCGTCGCCAGGCCAACGAGGGCCTCAAGGCCCGGCTCGAAGTCATCGAACCCGCCGCCCCGATCTCCGACTACCAGGACCGCCTCGATTTCGAGCTCGGCATCATCGAGAGCATGGGCTTCCCCGGCTACTTCCTGATCGTCGCCGACTTCATCAAGTGGGCGAAGGATCACGACATCCCCGTCGGCCCCGGCCGCGGCTCCGGCGCGGGCTCCCTCGTCGCCTACGCGCTCACCATCACCGACCTCGACCCGCTGCGCTACTCGCTCCTCTTCGAGCGGTTCCTCAACCCCGAGCGGGTCTCCATGCCCGATTTCGACATCGACTTCTGCATGGATCGCCGCGAGGAAGTCATCCGCTACGTGCAGGAGAAATACGGGCGCGAGAAAGTCGGCCAGATCATCACCTTCGGCGCATTGCTCTCCAAGGCCGCCGTCCGCGATGTCGGCCGCGTGCTCCAGATGCCCTACGGCCAGGTGGATCGCCTGTCGAAGCTGATCCCGGTGGAGGGCGTCAAACCCGTCTCCATCGAACAGGCCCTCGTGGACGAACCGCGCCTCAAGGAGGAGGCGAGGCAGGAGGAGGTCGTCCAGCGCCTCCTCGACATCGGGCAGAAGATCGAGGGGCTCTACCGCAACGCCTCGACCCACGCTGCGGGCGTCGTGATCGGCGACCGCCCCCTCGACCGGCTCGTCCCGCTCTTCAAGGACCCCCGCTCCGACATGCCCGCCACCCAGTTCAACATGAAATGGGTCGAGCAGGCGGGGCTGGTGAAGTTCGACTTCCTGGGCCTGAAAACACTCACCGTCATCCAGAACGCCCTCGACCTCCTGAAGGCGCAGGGCAAGCCGATGATCGCACCGCCGGAGGGCGACAGTATCGAGGCACGCGCCCGCCGCGCCGCCCTCGAAAAGAACCCCTACGACATCTCGGCGATCCCCATCGACGACGAGCCGACCTACGCCCTCTACGCCTCCGCCCACACGGTCGCGGTGTTCCAGGTGGAAAGCTCGGGCATGCGCGACGCCCTGCGCCAGATGAAGCCCACCTGCATCGAGGACATCATCGCCCTCGTCGCCCTCTACCGCCCCGGCCCGATGGAGAACATCCCCAAGTTCTGCGACGTAAAGAACGGCCGGGCGGAGCGCGAGAACCTGCACCCCACCATCGACCACATCCTCGACGAGACGCAGGGCATCATCGTCTACCAGGAGCAGGTGATGCAGATCGCGCAGGAGATGGCGGGCTACAGCCTCGGCGGCGCCGACCTCCTGCGCCGCGCCATGGGCAAGAAGATCCAGGAGGCGATGGACGCCGAGCGCCCCAAGTTCCTCGCCGGGGCCGCCGAGAACAACGTCGACCAGGCCAAGGCGCAGGAGGTCTGGGACCTCCTCGACAAGTTCGCCAACTATGGCTTTAACAAATCCCACGCCGCTGCCTATGCCGTGGTCAGCTACCAGACCGCGTGGCTCAAGGCGAACCATCCGGTGGAGTTCATGGCGGGCGTCATGAACTGCGATATCCACCTCACCGACAAGCTCAACACCTACAAGCAGGAGGTCGACCGCCTCGGCATCGGCCTTGTCCCGCCTTGCGTCAACCGCTCCGAGGCCACCTTCACCGTGCGCGACGGCCAGGTCGTCTACGCGCTCGGCGGGCTGAAGAACGTGGGCGTCGAGGCCATGCGCCTCATCACGGAGGCCAGAAAAGACGAAAAGGGGGGAGAAAAACCCTTCCTCGACCTCTTCGACTTCGCCCGCCGGGTGGATCTCAAGCGCGTCGGCAAGCGCCCGCTCGAAATGCTCGCCCGCGCCGGTGCCTTCGACCTGCTCGACGCCAACCGTCACAAGGTGTTCCGCAGCCTCGACCAGCTCGTCGCCTATTCCGCCGCCACCCATGAGGAGAAGACCTCCGCCCAAGGCGGCCTCTTCGGCGACGCAGGCGAGGAGCTGCCCGCGCCCCGCCTCCCCATGCCCGAGGACTGGCTCCCGACCGAGCGTCTGGCCGAGGAGCATCAGGCCATCGGCTTCTACCTCTCCGGCCACCCGCTCGACGACTACATGCCCGCGCTCAAGCGCAAGCGCGTCATGACGCTGGCCGAGATCACGAAGGAGGCCGCCCGCGCCCCCAAGGCCGCCAAGATCGCGGGCACCGTCTCATCGAAGCAGGTGAGGAAGTCCGCCCGCGGCAACCGCTTCGCCTTCGTCGCCTGCTCCGACCCGACGGGGCTCTACGAGGTCACGGTCTTCGGCGACACGCTGGAGCAGGCGGGCGACTTCTTCGACACCGGGCAGAACGTGGTGATGAGCGTGGAGGCGACGGTGGAGGGCGACAGCCTCAAGCTCCTCGCCCGCTCCGTCGCCCCGGTGGATGAGATCGTGGCGGATGCGGGGGCGGCGGGCCTGCGCATCTTCGTCACCGAGGAAACCGCCATCGGCTCCGTCGCCACCCGCCTCGCCGACCTCAAGGACGGCCCGCGCCGGGGCAGGGGGCCGGTGAACCTCGTCCTCCGCCACCCCGACCTGCCCGGAGAGGTCGAGATAGCCCTCGCCGACCAGTACCGCATCACCCCCCAGATCAAGGCGGCCCTGAAAAGCGCACCGGGGGTGGAGTATGTGGAGGAGTTTTAG
- a CDS encoding DUF4145 domain-containing protein yields the protein MKSEAPSVRKKAFNCPHCNVLTTQTWYEALANRIAGARTTPDVTMYRSDSDGNESKVPPTGIEALITAVHTAQNINALQLLEISPDTVAEYSIIKLFMSSCYHCSKISIWVNDKLVYPIANTAPLPNPDLPKDILDLYKEAASILNSSPRGAAALLRLAIQMLCKELGEEGSNINKDIGSLVSKGMPQDVQRALDAVRVIGNNAVHPGKIDFSDDNEIAITLFKLINIITEKTISEPKQINDIYNSLPQSALEGIKQRDMK from the coding sequence ATGAAGTCGGAAGCGCCGAGCGTTCGAAAAAAAGCATTTAATTGCCCACACTGCAACGTGCTAACAACTCAAACTTGGTATGAGGCCCTCGCAAATCGTATAGCAGGCGCCCGAACAACACCTGACGTCACGATGTATAGGAGTGATAGCGATGGCAATGAGAGCAAAGTACCACCAACAGGAATTGAAGCCCTGATTACTGCAGTACATACGGCTCAAAATATCAACGCACTTCAACTACTAGAAATCTCTCCCGACACTGTCGCTGAATACTCAATAATAAAGCTATTTATGTCATCTTGCTATCATTGCTCAAAAATATCAATTTGGGTCAATGATAAGTTAGTCTATCCTATTGCAAACACAGCACCTCTGCCAAACCCCGACCTACCGAAAGATATTTTAGATCTATATAAAGAAGCGGCGTCGATTCTGAATAGCTCTCCGCGCGGAGCAGCAGCCCTTTTACGGCTGGCCATACAGATGCTATGCAAAGAGCTTGGCGAGGAAGGCTCTAATATTAACAAGGATATTGGCTCTCTTGTTTCCAAGGGCATGCCTCAAGACGTGCAAAGAGCGCTTGATGCAGTACGTGTAATTGGAAATAATGCTGTTCACCCTGGAAAAATAGACTTTTCAGACGATAACGAAATTGCAATTACACTTTTCAAATTAATCAATATTATTACAGAAAAAACTATCTCAGAGCCGAAGCAAATTAATGATATTTACAATTCCCTCCCCCAAAGCGCACTTGAAGGCATCAAACAGCGCGACATGAAGTAA
- a CDS encoding MarR family winged helix-turn-helix transcriptional regulator, giving the protein MFRLFNEIGILQQLSRAMLERHLDGLTVLHFSVLNHLVRVGEGPTPLRLSRAFQVPKTTMSFTLKGLVARDLVRLEPSLEDGRAKCVFLTDAGRRFREGAIAAIGPELTEVMPHLPAGLADDLLPGLTRLREVLDAARD; this is encoded by the coding sequence ATGTTCCGTCTCTTCAACGAGATCGGCATCCTCCAGCAGCTCAGCCGAGCGATGCTGGAGCGGCATCTCGACGGGCTGACGGTGCTCCATTTCAGCGTGCTGAACCACCTGGTGCGGGTGGGCGAGGGGCCGACGCCCCTGCGCCTGTCCCGCGCCTTCCAGGTGCCGAAGACGACGATGAGCTTCACGCTGAAGGGCCTCGTCGCCCGCGACCTCGTGCGGCTGGAGCCGAGCCTGGAGGACGGGCGCGCGAAATGCGTCTTCCTGACCGACGCGGGCCGGCGCTTTCGCGAGGGGGCGATCGCTGCGATCGGGCCGGAGCTGACCGAGGTCATGCCCCACCTGCCCGCGGGGCTCGCCGACGACCTGCTGCCGGGGCTCACCCGGCTGCGCGAGGTGCTGGACGCCGCGCGGGATTGA
- a CDS encoding sarcosine oxidase subunit beta family protein, translating into MGYSAFRIIREGLTGNKGWRPVWRTPEPKSRYDVVIIGGGGHGLTTAYYLAKNHGITNVAVLEKGYLGGGNVGRNTTIVRANYLLPGNSEFYSHSLKLWEGMEQELNYNTMMSQRSVLNLAHSDGQVDAFARRGNQMLLQGDDAELLDAGGVRAHAPFLNHDNQRFPIRGGLLHRRGGTARHDAVAWGYARGADRMGVDLIQNCEVTGFQITDGRVTGVETTRGSIAAGKVGMAVAGRTSQVGEMAGLRLPIESHVLQAFVSEGLKPCIPGVVTFGMGHFYISQSDKGGLVFGGDLDFYNSYAARGNLPMVEHVMEAGMSMVPMIGQAKLLRSWGGIMDMTMDGSPIIDRTPVDGLFLNGGWCYGGFKATPASGWCFAHLIATGEPHEVAAKFRLDRFATGHLLDEEGTGARPNRH; encoded by the coding sequence ATGGGTTATTCGGCCTTCAGGATCATTCGCGAGGGACTGACCGGCAACAAGGGCTGGCGGCCGGTCTGGCGCACGCCGGAGCCGAAGTCGCGCTACGACGTCGTCATCATCGGCGGCGGCGGGCACGGGCTGACCACCGCCTATTACCTCGCCAAGAACCACGGCATTACCAACGTCGCAGTGCTGGAGAAGGGGTACCTGGGCGGCGGCAATGTCGGGCGGAATACGACGATCGTGCGCGCCAACTACCTGCTGCCCGGCAATTCGGAGTTCTACTCCCACTCCCTCAAGCTGTGGGAGGGGATGGAGCAGGAGCTCAACTACAACACCATGATGAGCCAGCGCAGCGTCCTGAACCTCGCCCATTCGGACGGGCAGGTGGACGCGTTTGCGCGGCGCGGCAACCAGATGCTCCTGCAGGGCGACGATGCGGAGCTGCTGGATGCCGGTGGCGTGCGGGCCCATGCCCCCTTTCTCAACCACGACAACCAGCGCTTTCCGATCCGCGGCGGGCTCTTGCACCGGCGCGGCGGCACGGCGCGGCACGACGCGGTCGCCTGGGGCTATGCACGCGGGGCGGACCGGATGGGCGTCGACCTGATCCAGAACTGCGAGGTCACGGGCTTCCAGATCACCGATGGCCGCGTGACGGGGGTGGAGACCACCCGCGGCTCCATCGCCGCCGGCAAGGTCGGGATGGCGGTCGCCGGGCGCACCTCCCAGGTGGGCGAGATGGCGGGCCTGCGCCTGCCGATCGAGAGCCACGTGCTGCAGGCCTTCGTCTCCGAAGGGTTGAAGCCCTGCATCCCCGGCGTCGTCACCTTCGGCATGGGCCATTTCTACATCAGCCAGTCGGACAAGGGCGGACTGGTCTTCGGTGGCGACCTCGACTTCTACAACTCCTACGCCGCGCGCGGGAACCTGCCCATGGTCGAGCACGTGATGGAGGCCGGGATGAGCATGGTCCCGATGATCGGCCAGGCGAAGCTGTTGCGGTCGTGGGGCGGGATCATGGACATGACCATGGACGGCTCGCCGATCATCGACCGCACGCCGGTGGACGGGCTCTTCCTCAATGGCGGCTGGTGCTATGGCGGCTTCAAGGCGACGCCCGCCTCGGGCTGGTGCTTCGCCCACCTGATCGCGACGGGCGAACCGCACGAGGTCGCCGCCAAGTTCCGCCTCGACCGCTTCGCCACCGGGCATCTTCTGGACGAGGAAGGGACCGGGGCGCGTCCCAACCGGCATTGA
- a CDS encoding carbohydrate-binding module family 14 protein: MKTLVLALAMTAAPLTAFAAGCNWGQEQVMSCAPGTTYDADTRTCVATTS, encoded by the coding sequence ATGAAGACCCTTGTCCTGGCACTCGCCATGACCGCCGCCCCGCTGACCGCTTTCGCGGCGGGCTGCAACTGGGGCCAAGAGCAGGTGATGTCCTGCGCCCCGGGCACGACCTACGACGCGGACACGCGCACCTGCGTGGCGACCACGAGCTGA
- a CDS encoding Acg family FMN-binding oxidoreductase, translated as MSLTRRQTLALVGGGVIAAAGVTATGFALTRTPEKALAPWGLAGSYGEARRDALSYAILAPNSHNLQPWLVELVGEDEVVLHVDRTRLLPETDPLDRQITISLGCFLEQLRLAATATGHAVDITPFPEGEPDGRLDDRLVARAVFRPGATPDPLLPAIVERRSAKVPYDMERVPDTAPFTGPDLATDGTTDPARVAALRDLCWASWRVESSTPAKHMESVNVMRLGKAEIEANPDGIELGGPMLEALMLAGLVTRDQLATPGTTAYEQGVAMYSAMITGTPAFVWINTAGNARVDQLEAGRRWLRLNLATTQAGLGLHPMSQCLQEYPEMAEHYAAAHDMLAAPGETVQMLGRLGHAGPVPQTPRWSLDAKIRT; from the coding sequence ATGTCCCTGACCCGCCGCCAGACTCTCGCCCTCGTCGGAGGCGGCGTCATCGCCGCCGCCGGCGTCACCGCGACCGGCTTCGCGCTCACCCGCACACCCGAAAAGGCCCTTGCTCCGTGGGGACTTGCAGGCAGCTACGGGGAGGCGCGGCGCGACGCGCTGTCCTACGCGATCCTGGCCCCCAACTCCCACAACCTGCAGCCCTGGCTGGTGGAGCTCGTGGGCGAGGATGAGGTTGTGCTCCACGTCGACCGCACCCGCCTCTTGCCCGAGACTGACCCCCTCGACCGCCAGATCACGATCTCCCTCGGCTGCTTCCTCGAACAGCTCCGCCTCGCCGCCACCGCCACCGGCCATGCCGTTGACATCACGCCATTTCCCGAGGGCGAGCCGGACGGGCGCCTCGACGACCGGCTCGTCGCGCGCGCCGTGTTCCGCCCCGGCGCCACCCCCGATCCGCTGCTCCCCGCCATCGTTGAGCGCCGCTCCGCCAAGGTGCCCTACGACATGGAGCGGGTGCCCGACACCGCCCCCTTCACCGGCCCCGACCTCGCCACCGACGGCACCACCGATCCCGCCCGCGTCGCGGCCCTGCGCGACCTCTGCTGGGCCTCCTGGCGGGTCGAGTCCTCGACCCCCGCCAAGCACATGGAGAGCGTCAATGTCATGCGCCTCGGCAAGGCGGAGATCGAGGCGAACCCCGACGGCATCGAGCTCGGCGGCCCGATGCTGGAGGCGCTGATGCTCGCCGGCCTCGTCACGCGCGACCAGCTCGCCACGCCGGGCACCACCGCCTATGAGCAGGGCGTCGCCATGTACAGCGCCATGATCACGGGCACCCCCGCCTTCGTCTGGATCAACACCGCCGGAAATGCCCGCGTCGACCAGCTCGAGGCCGGGCGGCGCTGGCTCCGGCTCAACCTCGCCACGACGCAAGCCGGACTGGGGCTGCACCCCATGTCCCAGTGCCTGCAGGAGTATCCGGAGATGGCGGAGCACTACGCGGCGGCGCACGATATGCTTGCGGCCCCCGGCGAGACTGTGCAGATGCTGGGGCGGCTGGGCCATGCCGGGCCGGTCCCGCAGACGCCGCGCTGGAGCCTCGATGCCAAGATCCGCACCTGA
- a CDS encoding hydroxypyruvate isomerase family protein, producing the protein MRLAANLSMMFNELPFLDRFAAARAAGFEAVEFLFPYAFDAREIAARLEGEGLEQVLFNLPPGDWEAGERGLAALPGREAAFREGVARAADYAAALGCRTLHAMAGIGGDDAVYRENLAFAADALGDLTLTVEPINPVDMPGYHLADMDAGAALVAGMDLPNLRLQFDLYHCHRIHGEVADRIARHAPLVAHWQVAGFSGRHEPGPDEIALIVAAARATPDLAMGCEYRPAGATKAGLGWLDAARQAMP; encoded by the coding sequence ATGCGCCTCGCCGCCAATCTTTCTATGATGTTCAACGAGCTGCCCTTCCTCGACCGGTTCGCGGCGGCGCGGGCCGCGGGGTTCGAGGCGGTGGAGTTCCTGTTTCCCTACGCCTTCGACGCGCGGGAGATCGCGGCGCGGCTGGAGGGAGAGGGGCTCGAACAGGTGCTCTTCAACCTGCCCCCCGGCGATTGGGAGGCCGGGGAGCGGGGCCTCGCCGCCCTGCCGGGGCGCGAGGCGGCGTTCCGGGAGGGCGTCGCGCGGGCGGCGGACTATGCCGCGGCGCTGGGCTGCCGGACGCTGCACGCCATGGCCGGGATCGGCGGCGATGACGCGGTCTATCGCGAGAACCTGGCCTTTGCGGCCGACGCGCTCGGCGATCTCACTCTGACTGTCGAGCCGATCAACCCGGTGGACATGCCGGGCTATCACCTCGCCGACATGGATGCAGGCGCAGCGCTGGTGGCCGGGATGGACCTGCCGAACCTGCGGCTGCAATTCGACCTCTACCATTGCCACCGGATCCACGGCGAGGTCGCGGACCGCATCGCGCGCCACGCGCCGCTGGTCGCCCACTGGCAGGTCGCGGGCTTCTCCGGCCGCCACGAGCCTGGCCCCGACGAGATCGCGCTGATCGTCGCGGCGGCGCGCGCCACGCCGGACCTCGCCATGGGCTGCGAGTACCGCCCGGCGGGTGCGACCAAGGCGGGTCTCGGCTGGCTTGATGCCGCGCGGCAGGCGATGCCCTGA